The proteins below come from a single Oxyura jamaicensis isolate SHBP4307 breed ruddy duck chromosome 1, BPBGC_Ojam_1.0, whole genome shotgun sequence genomic window:
- the ADPRHL1 gene encoding protein ADP-ribosylarginine hydrolase-like protein 1 isoform X1, with protein MDKFKAALVLAGVGDALGYRNFSRQDNALGAKIQQELKEIGGLENLVLSPDKWPVSDNTLMHMATAEAVITDYWCLEDLYRELVKRYVDAVDKLSGRRPDPATIEGCRELKPDNYLLAWHTPFNEKGSGFGASTKAMCLGMRYWKPERLESLIEVSIECGRMTHNHPTGFLGSLCTALFVAYAIQGKPLVQWGREMMKVVPMAEEYCKKTIRHMAEYQEHWFYFEAKWQFYLEEREINEENQNKPVFPDNYDAEEREKTYRRWSSEGRGGRRGHDAPMIAYDALLGCGGDWTELCNRSMFHGGESAATGSIAGCLYGLVYGLSKVPKGLYQDLEQRERLEYLGENLYRLSTQENTKSTNSCGDKMLIDPLVLKKKLNRMATEQGAFAVLSSLLLYVTELAACDPQLNSKRTKWAEGKENQVSFKQPSPAPNRGQYPTRFQLLRSRFLNNNREPYIKKRREVGRLVIKEKLWVSRVGNKLDRGKERRGDGKVAEEGEDTAPSERVRWSGQSGKNTVKDILKKFLAAEEKEAKEKSPSWKKKGPNSGLPKIVNKSSVLSKLKEQFEQSSLCSAAEVKASLLRKGEKKTKNFPSRKAIRKPEVRVLRTAALAATDINSPESQYLVCSMVPMPRLSMATEINHPWSWSKNNAATQPFNRNTPLKEKGESERKPGEKKTPAHAAQDREDKEQILMAPQEMPYAKDSAEMKIDSTKQRADFNPNLDGSSTICKNKALADCIPPASEHSLDSKRNNLQAGPDTSSLLGTTNAVQRVKDDGPPSNSPYSSKAEGSPEPSPQDTKADEIPEIVMYVYCSEEADPELTQPEKDPFFADQKCIPEQKALENTLPFHSPRVQASFEAETAMQDQQLTLLTPAAGKRPPVVQKQAPGLRGRCSEEAKEGQKYHSEDKIHSNSRKNFSDVPAKQEQENETPQCQMQNEPKVKQPQPPQMPSPQNDFANSGADMSNPDANQTKPMVSSKESQEQEPGAAEQHTSSDWEKKQGPLPDEFVKHRLHFAEEDLGKGQLPSSNKMMDDGDNQVLGRSTLTDLETCHKLSKYFIQREETTADEMPWPDSETGLSSSSNLETRPASGVAGQRIHHTLVNPPALPPTDLVRPGAGGVEDEHASHGCEKQPLPSSDELTKQENNTTVEKKNECDFKNQLPFANHETENENATAGETITLQSLDNYVSLSTKKTGKHENKTVLARKPLLLLEKNQTQIPDDTLKQGSDMKEENLYPSSTELVSGQKKHAKGTDNVSKYKKHQPLPSDDDLKHGNESMETEEREERSVLHKFQVEQVPTPSNTMDHDNNSSNERSAHSPQTPQLSSSERDTNIQGVKNIGQGLKCPTPARDIVKHEHDMTVDENICCNNEKHQLSSSNEPMKCANDTAGKRNIKLNFKNYSVPPRNRARNDNNTTDEENTSHNLENDPVQHKKSHEGERNTPCDPKNQIPSSNPLVKQDKKSSPQQQTSPDDSVKPETKSAEKKPKHTSEKPQSPSNKLEKPQERSSSAERKQKTPAAEDIPSPKTKAVKGDNEHQHPGKYRLPLSSKSAKHEKETPGGEKQQTRSEDFTMPGTNTAKEKNKFPNLKKYRSVSSEILAKPQEKDAQDQKQQTLATSDFKKPGTNAVNEKDEDKNSEEPQSPSSNKGMKSQEKSTSGKRKQKTPSAEDIRPPETKVVKEDDKQQCAGKHQLPLSSKSAKPGKNTSGGEKQETATESFKKPDANDVKDKSKDLGSGMCQSPSSNLLVKPQEKSVTAKKKQSTPPPDEKMKYKAGSPEKRSGPLRTEKYQVLSSDQTGKKDKDGSGKEGSVGDLKSSQTPLPCDGIKRKSNTVPKDTVPKETCLSNSGKSPQSSPLHDASKYDESPVENRKKRPGFKKYQALSSNNLVKHEKDIAEREASWQAAAVTSDRKAELEDCSKTASFSKYTVESYGERPLDSSFKPLIIRVTDTFKHHS; from the exons GGTCTGGATTTGGAGCATCTACAAAAGCCATGTGCTTAGGGATGAGATACTGGAAACCAGAAAGGCTCGAGTCACTTATTGAAGTGAGCATTGAGTGTGGACGAATGACTCATAACCACCCTACAG GCTTTCTAGGGTCCCTATGTACAGCTCTCTTTGTGGCTTATGCAATACAAGGGAAGCCCCTGGTGCAGTGGGGAAGAGAGATGATGAAGGTTGTGCCAATGGCCGAGGAATACTGCAAGAAGACCATTCGCCACATGGCAG AATATCAGGAACACTGGTTTTACTTTGAAGCCAAGTGGCAGTTTTACttggaggaaagagaaatcaaTGAGGAAAACCAGAACAAACCTGTCTTTCCGGACAACTATGatgcagaggagagagaaaag ACGTACCGGAGGTGGAGCTCTGAAGGCCGGGGTGGGAGACGGGGCCACGACGCCCCCATGATCGCCTACGATGCCCTGCTGGGGTGCGGCGGGGACTGGACGGAGCTCTGCAACCGCTCCATGTTCCACGGAG GAGAAAGCGCAGCGACTGGATCTATCGCGGGCTGCCTGTACGGGTTGGTGTACGGCCTGAGCAAGGTTCCCAAGGGCTTGTACCAGGACCTTGAGCAAAGGGAGAGGCTAGAGTACTTGGGCGAGAACCTTTACCGACTGTCCACGCAGGAAAA CACCAAAAGCACAAACTCTTGTGGAGATAAGATGCTGATAGACCCTTTGGTGCTGAAGAAGAAGCTCAATAGGATGGCAACAGAGCAAGGGGCCTTTGCTGTtctcagcagcctgctgctgtacGTCACCGAGCTCGCAGCCTGCGACCCGCAGCTCAACAGCAAGAGGACAAAATGGGCAGAAGGTAAAGAAAACCAGGTGAGTTTTAAACAACCATCTCCAGCCCCAAACAGGGGGCAGTACCCTACCCGATTTCAGCTCCTGCGGTCCAGGTTTCTAAACAACAATCGCGAGCCTTACatcaagaaaagaagagaagtcGGCAGACTGGTCATTaaggagaagctgtgggtgaGCAGGGTTGGTAACAAGTTAGACAGAGgcaaggagagaagaggagatggaaaagTGGCAGAAGAGGGTGAAGACACAGCACCCAGCGAGAGGGTCAGGTGGAGCGGCCAGAGTGGGAAAAACACAGTGAAGgacattttgaagaaatttctGGCTGCCgaagaaaaagaagccaagGAGAAGTCTCCTAGCTGGAAAAAGAAGGGGCCAAACAGTGGCTTGCCAAAAATAGTCAACAAGAGTTCAGTCCTGTCCAAGCTGAAGGAGCAGTTTGAACAAAGCTCCCTCTGTTCAGCCGCAGAGGTGAAAGCGTCACTCTTGCGCAAAGGTGAGAAGAAGACTAAAAACTTCCCCAGCAGAAAAGCTATTCGTAAACCCGAGGTCAGAGTACTGCGCACGGCAGCACTGGCAGCCACAGATATAAACAGCCCCGAGTCCCAGTATTTAGTGTGCTCCATGGTCCCAATGCCCAGACTCAGCATGGCTACTGAAATTAACCATCCTTGGAGCTGGTCAAAAAATAACGCCGCGACACAGCCTTTCAATCGCAACACGCCGttgaaggaaaagggggagTCTGAGAGAAAGCctggtgaaaagaaaacaccagcacatgcagcccaggacaggGAGGACAAAGAACAGATACTGATGGCACCCCAGGAGATGCCTTATGCAAAGGACAGTGCTGAGATGAAAATAGATTCCACAAAGCAAAGAGCTGACTTTAATCCTAATCTAGATGGCTCTTCTAccatctgtaaaaataaagcacttgcAGATTGCATTCCTCCTGCATCTGAACATAGCCTAGACTCCAAGAGGAATAACTTACAAGCTGGGCCCGATACGTCTTCACTACTGGGGACTACCAATGCTGTGCAACGTGTTAAGGACGATGGTCCACCTTCTAACTCACCTTACTCTAGCAAAGCTGAAGGATCCCCTGAACCTAGTCCTCAGGACACTAAAGCAGATGAGATTCCTGAAATAGTAATGTATGTATATTGTTCTGAGGAAGCTGACCCAGAGCTCACACAGCCAGAAAAGGATCCTTTTTTTGCAGACCAAAAATGTATCCCTGAGCAGAAAGCCCTGGAAAACACCCTGCCATTTCACTCTCCGAGAGTTCAAGCATCTTTTGAAGCTGAGACTGCGATGCAGGACCAGCAACTAACTCTTTTAACACCAGCTGCTGGTAAAAGGCCACCAGTAGTTCAAAAACAAGCACCAGGTTTAAGAGGCAGATGTTCTGAGGAAGCCAAAGAAGGACAGAAGTATCACAGTGAAGACAAAATACACTCTAATTCTAGAAAAAATTTTAGTGATGTGCCAGCCAAACAGGAACAGGAGAATGAAACACCCCAGTGCCAAATGCAAAATGAACCCAAAGTCAAGCAGCCACAGCCACCTCAAATGCCCAGCCCACAAAATGACTTTGCTAATTCCGGCGCTGACATGTCAAATCCAGATGCGAATCAGACCAAACCTATGGTCTCCTCAAAGgagagccaggagcaggagcctggtgctgcagaacagcacacCTCTTCTGACTGGGAAAAGAAGCAAGGCCCTTTGCCAGATGAGTTTGTGAAACATAGATTGCACTTTGCAGAAGAGGATTTGGGGAAGGGCCAATTACCTTCATCAAACAAAATGATGGATGATGGAGACAATCAAGTCCTGGGCAGAAGTACCTTGACTGACCTAGAGACCTGTCACAAGCTGTCCAAGTATTTCATTCAGCGTGAAGAGACTACTGCAGACGAGATGCCATGGCCTGACTCTGAAACAGGGCTGTCATCCTCATCAAACCTTGAAACAAGACCAGCGAGTGGGGTTGCAGGACAAAGAATCCACCACACTCTAGTaaatcccccagcccttccacCTACTGATCTGGTAAGACCAGGAGCTGGTGGTGTGGAAGATGAGCATGCCAGTCACGGCTGTGAGAAGCAGCCGTTACCCTCTTCAGATGAGTTGACAAAGCAGGAGAACAATACTacagtggagaagaaaaatgaatgtgattTTAAGAACCAACTGCCATTTGCAaatcatgaaacagaaaatgaaaatgctacAGCTGGAGAGACAATTACACTCCAGAGCCTTGATAATTATGTTTCACtttcaacaaagaaaacaggaaaacatgaaaataaaactgtgctAGCAAGAAAGCCCCTGTTACTCTTGGAGAAGAACCAAACACAAATTCCAGATGATACCTTGAAGCAAGGAAGTGATATGAAGGAAGAGAACCTGTATCCTTCATCAACTGAATTGGTGTCAGGCCAAAAGAAGCATGCAAAAGGTACTGATAATGTCTCCAAATATAAAAAACATCAGCCTTTGCCTTCAGATGATGACTTGAAGCATGGCAATGAGAGCATGGagacagaggagagagaagagagaagtgTCTTACATAAATTTCAGGTGGAACAAGTACCAACACCAAGCAATACGATGGATCATGATAATAACTCTTCAAATGAGAGGAGTGCTCATAGTCCTCAGACACCTCAGCTGTCTTCATCAGAACGTGATACTAACATTCAAGGAGTGAAAAATATTGGGCAGGGCTTGAAGTGCCCAACACCTGCAAGAGATATTGTTAAACATGAACATGATATGACGGTCGATGAAAACATCTGTTGCAATAATGAGAAACACCAACTGTCCTCGTCAAATGAACCAATGAAATGTGCAAATGacacagcagggaaaagaaacataaagTTGAACTTCAAGAATTATTCAGTGCCACCAAGAAATAGAGCAAGGAATGACAATAACACCACAGATGAGGAGAATACTTCTCATAATTTGGAAAACGATCCAGTGCAGCATAAAAAGAGTCATGAAGGAGAGAGGAATACTCCATGTGACCCTAAAAATCAAATACCATCATCAAATCCTCTGGTGAAGCAAGACAAGAAGTCCTCCCCTCAGCAACAAACATCACCTGATGACTCTGTAAAACCTGAAACTAAGTCAGCTGAAAAAAAGCCTAAACATACCTCTGAGAAACCCCAGTCACCTTCAAACAAACTGGAGAAGcctcaggaaagaagttcttcagcagagaggaagcagaagacaccagcagcagaggacaTCCCGTCACCCAAAACAAAGGCTGTAAAAGGGGACAATGAACACCAGCACCCAGGAAAGTACCGGTTACCGCTGTCAAGTAAATCGGCAAAGCATGAGAAAGAAACtccaggaggagaaaaacagcaaacaaggTCTGAAGATTTTACAATGCCTGGTACAAATACtgcaaaagagaagaacaaGTTTCCCAATCTCAAGAAGTACAGATCAGTATCTTCAGAAATACTGGCTAAGCCTCAAGAAAAGGATGCTCAAGATCAAAAGCAACAAACATTGGCTACTTCAGATTTTAAGAAGCCCGGTACTAATGCTGTAAACGAAAAAGATGAAGATAAAAATTCTGAGGAGCCCCAGTCACCCTCTTCAAACAAAGGGATGAAATCCCAAGAAAAATCTACCTCAGGGAAGAGGAAGCAAAAGACACCATCAGCTGAGGACATCAGGCCACCTGAAACAAAGGTTGTAAAAGAGGATGATAAACAGCAGTGTGCTGGGAAACATCAGTTACCCCTTTCAAGTAAATCAGCAAAGCCTgggaaaaatacttcaggaggagaaaaacaagaaactgcaactgaaagttttaaaaagcctGATGCAAATGATgtaaaagataaaagcaaagaTCTAGGTTCTGGGATGTGCCAGTCCCCATCTTCAAATCTGCTGGTGAAACCTCAAGAAAAGAGtgtcacagcaaaaaaaaagcaatcaacaCCACCGCCcgatgaaaaaatgaagtataaaGCTGGTAGTCCAGAAAAGAGGAGTGGACCCCTGAGAACAGAGAAATACCAGGTACTGTCTTCAGATCAGACAGGGAAGAAGGACAAAGATGGTTCAGGAAAAGAAGGCTCTGTGGGTGACCTCAAGAGCTCTCAAACTCCATTGCCATGTGATGGCATAAAACGTAAAAGCAACACTGTCCCAAAAGACACCGTCCCAAAAGAGACCTGTTTGTCTAATTCAGGGAAGTCCCCCCAGTCATCCCCGTTGCATGATGCATCGAAATATGATGAAAGTCctgttgaaaacagaaaaaagcgGCCTGGATTTAAGAAGTACCAAGCACTCTCATCAAATAATTTGGTGAAGCATGAAAAAGACATTGCTGAAAGGGAGGCtagctggcaggcagctgctgtaaCAAGcgacagaaaagcagagctggaggacTGCTCCAAAACAGCATCATTCTCCAAGTACACAGTGGAAAGCTACGGTGAAAGACCCTTAGATTCATCTTTTAAACCACTGATCATTAGAGTAACTGACACATTTAAACATCACAGCTAA
- the ADPRHL1 gene encoding protein ADP-ribosylarginine hydrolase-like protein 1 isoform X2, with amino-acid sequence MLIDPLVLKKKLNRMATEQGAFAVLSSLLLYVTELAACDPQLNSKRTKWAEGKENQVSFKQPSPAPNRGQYPTRFQLLRSRFLNNNREPYIKKRREVGRLVIKEKLWVSRVGNKLDRGKERRGDGKVAEEGEDTAPSERVRWSGQSGKNTVKDILKKFLAAEEKEAKEKSPSWKKKGPNSGLPKIVNKSSVLSKLKEQFEQSSLCSAAEVKASLLRKGEKKTKNFPSRKAIRKPEVRVLRTAALAATDINSPESQYLVCSMVPMPRLSMATEINHPWSWSKNNAATQPFNRNTPLKEKGESERKPGEKKTPAHAAQDREDKEQILMAPQEMPYAKDSAEMKIDSTKQRADFNPNLDGSSTICKNKALADCIPPASEHSLDSKRNNLQAGPDTSSLLGTTNAVQRVKDDGPPSNSPYSSKAEGSPEPSPQDTKADEIPEIVMYVYCSEEADPELTQPEKDPFFADQKCIPEQKALENTLPFHSPRVQASFEAETAMQDQQLTLLTPAAGKRPPVVQKQAPGLRGRCSEEAKEGQKYHSEDKIHSNSRKNFSDVPAKQEQENETPQCQMQNEPKVKQPQPPQMPSPQNDFANSGADMSNPDANQTKPMVSSKESQEQEPGAAEQHTSSDWEKKQGPLPDEFVKHRLHFAEEDLGKGQLPSSNKMMDDGDNQVLGRSTLTDLETCHKLSKYFIQREETTADEMPWPDSETGLSSSSNLETRPASGVAGQRIHHTLVNPPALPPTDLVRPGAGGVEDEHASHGCEKQPLPSSDELTKQENNTTVEKKNECDFKNQLPFANHETENENATAGETITLQSLDNYVSLSTKKTGKHENKTVLARKPLLLLEKNQTQIPDDTLKQGSDMKEENLYPSSTELVSGQKKHAKGTDNVSKYKKHQPLPSDDDLKHGNESMETEEREERSVLHKFQVEQVPTPSNTMDHDNNSSNERSAHSPQTPQLSSSERDTNIQGVKNIGQGLKCPTPARDIVKHEHDMTVDENICCNNEKHQLSSSNEPMKCANDTAGKRNIKLNFKNYSVPPRNRARNDNNTTDEENTSHNLENDPVQHKKSHEGERNTPCDPKNQIPSSNPLVKQDKKSSPQQQTSPDDSVKPETKSAEKKPKHTSEKPQSPSNKLEKPQERSSSAERKQKTPAAEDIPSPKTKAVKGDNEHQHPGKYRLPLSSKSAKHEKETPGGEKQQTRSEDFTMPGTNTAKEKNKFPNLKKYRSVSSEILAKPQEKDAQDQKQQTLATSDFKKPGTNAVNEKDEDKNSEEPQSPSSNKGMKSQEKSTSGKRKQKTPSAEDIRPPETKVVKEDDKQQCAGKHQLPLSSKSAKPGKNTSGGEKQETATESFKKPDANDVKDKSKDLGSGMCQSPSSNLLVKPQEKSVTAKKKQSTPPPDEKMKYKAGSPEKRSGPLRTEKYQVLSSDQTGKKDKDGSGKEGSVGDLKSSQTPLPCDGIKRKSNTVPKDTVPKETCLSNSGKSPQSSPLHDASKYDESPVENRKKRPGFKKYQALSSNNLVKHEKDIAEREASWQAAAVTSDRKAELEDCSKTASFSKYTVESYGERPLDSSFKPLIIRVTDTFKHHS; translated from the coding sequence ATGCTGATAGACCCTTTGGTGCTGAAGAAGAAGCTCAATAGGATGGCAACAGAGCAAGGGGCCTTTGCTGTtctcagcagcctgctgctgtacGTCACCGAGCTCGCAGCCTGCGACCCGCAGCTCAACAGCAAGAGGACAAAATGGGCAGAAGGTAAAGAAAACCAGGTGAGTTTTAAACAACCATCTCCAGCCCCAAACAGGGGGCAGTACCCTACCCGATTTCAGCTCCTGCGGTCCAGGTTTCTAAACAACAATCGCGAGCCTTACatcaagaaaagaagagaagtcGGCAGACTGGTCATTaaggagaagctgtgggtgaGCAGGGTTGGTAACAAGTTAGACAGAGgcaaggagagaagaggagatggaaaagTGGCAGAAGAGGGTGAAGACACAGCACCCAGCGAGAGGGTCAGGTGGAGCGGCCAGAGTGGGAAAAACACAGTGAAGgacattttgaagaaatttctGGCTGCCgaagaaaaagaagccaagGAGAAGTCTCCTAGCTGGAAAAAGAAGGGGCCAAACAGTGGCTTGCCAAAAATAGTCAACAAGAGTTCAGTCCTGTCCAAGCTGAAGGAGCAGTTTGAACAAAGCTCCCTCTGTTCAGCCGCAGAGGTGAAAGCGTCACTCTTGCGCAAAGGTGAGAAGAAGACTAAAAACTTCCCCAGCAGAAAAGCTATTCGTAAACCCGAGGTCAGAGTACTGCGCACGGCAGCACTGGCAGCCACAGATATAAACAGCCCCGAGTCCCAGTATTTAGTGTGCTCCATGGTCCCAATGCCCAGACTCAGCATGGCTACTGAAATTAACCATCCTTGGAGCTGGTCAAAAAATAACGCCGCGACACAGCCTTTCAATCGCAACACGCCGttgaaggaaaagggggagTCTGAGAGAAAGCctggtgaaaagaaaacaccagcacatgcagcccaggacaggGAGGACAAAGAACAGATACTGATGGCACCCCAGGAGATGCCTTATGCAAAGGACAGTGCTGAGATGAAAATAGATTCCACAAAGCAAAGAGCTGACTTTAATCCTAATCTAGATGGCTCTTCTAccatctgtaaaaataaagcacttgcAGATTGCATTCCTCCTGCATCTGAACATAGCCTAGACTCCAAGAGGAATAACTTACAAGCTGGGCCCGATACGTCTTCACTACTGGGGACTACCAATGCTGTGCAACGTGTTAAGGACGATGGTCCACCTTCTAACTCACCTTACTCTAGCAAAGCTGAAGGATCCCCTGAACCTAGTCCTCAGGACACTAAAGCAGATGAGATTCCTGAAATAGTAATGTATGTATATTGTTCTGAGGAAGCTGACCCAGAGCTCACACAGCCAGAAAAGGATCCTTTTTTTGCAGACCAAAAATGTATCCCTGAGCAGAAAGCCCTGGAAAACACCCTGCCATTTCACTCTCCGAGAGTTCAAGCATCTTTTGAAGCTGAGACTGCGATGCAGGACCAGCAACTAACTCTTTTAACACCAGCTGCTGGTAAAAGGCCACCAGTAGTTCAAAAACAAGCACCAGGTTTAAGAGGCAGATGTTCTGAGGAAGCCAAAGAAGGACAGAAGTATCACAGTGAAGACAAAATACACTCTAATTCTAGAAAAAATTTTAGTGATGTGCCAGCCAAACAGGAACAGGAGAATGAAACACCCCAGTGCCAAATGCAAAATGAACCCAAAGTCAAGCAGCCACAGCCACCTCAAATGCCCAGCCCACAAAATGACTTTGCTAATTCCGGCGCTGACATGTCAAATCCAGATGCGAATCAGACCAAACCTATGGTCTCCTCAAAGgagagccaggagcaggagcctggtgctgcagaacagcacacCTCTTCTGACTGGGAAAAGAAGCAAGGCCCTTTGCCAGATGAGTTTGTGAAACATAGATTGCACTTTGCAGAAGAGGATTTGGGGAAGGGCCAATTACCTTCATCAAACAAAATGATGGATGATGGAGACAATCAAGTCCTGGGCAGAAGTACCTTGACTGACCTAGAGACCTGTCACAAGCTGTCCAAGTATTTCATTCAGCGTGAAGAGACTACTGCAGACGAGATGCCATGGCCTGACTCTGAAACAGGGCTGTCATCCTCATCAAACCTTGAAACAAGACCAGCGAGTGGGGTTGCAGGACAAAGAATCCACCACACTCTAGTaaatcccccagcccttccacCTACTGATCTGGTAAGACCAGGAGCTGGTGGTGTGGAAGATGAGCATGCCAGTCACGGCTGTGAGAAGCAGCCGTTACCCTCTTCAGATGAGTTGACAAAGCAGGAGAACAATACTacagtggagaagaaaaatgaatgtgattTTAAGAACCAACTGCCATTTGCAaatcatgaaacagaaaatgaaaatgctacAGCTGGAGAGACAATTACACTCCAGAGCCTTGATAATTATGTTTCACtttcaacaaagaaaacaggaaaacatgaaaataaaactgtgctAGCAAGAAAGCCCCTGTTACTCTTGGAGAAGAACCAAACACAAATTCCAGATGATACCTTGAAGCAAGGAAGTGATATGAAGGAAGAGAACCTGTATCCTTCATCAACTGAATTGGTGTCAGGCCAAAAGAAGCATGCAAAAGGTACTGATAATGTCTCCAAATATAAAAAACATCAGCCTTTGCCTTCAGATGATGACTTGAAGCATGGCAATGAGAGCATGGagacagaggagagagaagagagaagtgTCTTACATAAATTTCAGGTGGAACAAGTACCAACACCAAGCAATACGATGGATCATGATAATAACTCTTCAAATGAGAGGAGTGCTCATAGTCCTCAGACACCTCAGCTGTCTTCATCAGAACGTGATACTAACATTCAAGGAGTGAAAAATATTGGGCAGGGCTTGAAGTGCCCAACACCTGCAAGAGATATTGTTAAACATGAACATGATATGACGGTCGATGAAAACATCTGTTGCAATAATGAGAAACACCAACTGTCCTCGTCAAATGAACCAATGAAATGTGCAAATGacacagcagggaaaagaaacataaagTTGAACTTCAAGAATTATTCAGTGCCACCAAGAAATAGAGCAAGGAATGACAATAACACCACAGATGAGGAGAATACTTCTCATAATTTGGAAAACGATCCAGTGCAGCATAAAAAGAGTCATGAAGGAGAGAGGAATACTCCATGTGACCCTAAAAATCAAATACCATCATCAAATCCTCTGGTGAAGCAAGACAAGAAGTCCTCCCCTCAGCAACAAACATCACCTGATGACTCTGTAAAACCTGAAACTAAGTCAGCTGAAAAAAAGCCTAAACATACCTCTGAGAAACCCCAGTCACCTTCAAACAAACTGGAGAAGcctcaggaaagaagttcttcagcagagaggaagcagaagacaccagcagcagaggacaTCCCGTCACCCAAAACAAAGGCTGTAAAAGGGGACAATGAACACCAGCACCCAGGAAAGTACCGGTTACCGCTGTCAAGTAAATCGGCAAAGCATGAGAAAGAAACtccaggaggagaaaaacagcaaacaaggTCTGAAGATTTTACAATGCCTGGTACAAATACtgcaaaagagaagaacaaGTTTCCCAATCTCAAGAAGTACAGATCAGTATCTTCAGAAATACTGGCTAAGCCTCAAGAAAAGGATGCTCAAGATCAAAAGCAACAAACATTGGCTACTTCAGATTTTAAGAAGCCCGGTACTAATGCTGTAAACGAAAAAGATGAAGATAAAAATTCTGAGGAGCCCCAGTCACCCTCTTCAAACAAAGGGATGAAATCCCAAGAAAAATCTACCTCAGGGAAGAGGAAGCAAAAGACACCATCAGCTGAGGACATCAGGCCACCTGAAACAAAGGTTGTAAAAGAGGATGATAAACAGCAGTGTGCTGGGAAACATCAGTTACCCCTTTCAAGTAAATCAGCAAAGCCTgggaaaaatacttcaggaggagaaaaacaagaaactgcaactgaaagttttaaaaagcctGATGCAAATGATgtaaaagataaaagcaaagaTCTAGGTTCTGGGATGTGCCAGTCCCCATCTTCAAATCTGCTGGTGAAACCTCAAGAAAAGAGtgtcacagcaaaaaaaaagcaatcaacaCCACCGCCcgatgaaaaaatgaagtataaaGCTGGTAGTCCAGAAAAGAGGAGTGGACCCCTGAGAACAGAGAAATACCAGGTACTGTCTTCAGATCAGACAGGGAAGAAGGACAAAGATGGTTCAGGAAAAGAAGGCTCTGTGGGTGACCTCAAGAGCTCTCAAACTCCATTGCCATGTGATGGCATAAAACGTAAAAGCAACACTGTCCCAAAAGACACCGTCCCAAAAGAGACCTGTTTGTCTAATTCAGGGAAGTCCCCCCAGTCATCCCCGTTGCATGATGCATCGAAATATGATGAAAGTCctgttgaaaacagaaaaaagcgGCCTGGATTTAAGAAGTACCAAGCACTCTCATCAAATAATTTGGTGAAGCATGAAAAAGACATTGCTGAAAGGGAGGCtagctggcaggcagctgctgtaaCAAGcgacagaaaagcagagctggaggacTGCTCCAAAACAGCATCATTCTCCAAGTACACAGTGGAAAGCTACGGTGAAAGACCCTTAGATTCATCTTTTAAACCACTGATCATTAGAGTAACTGACACATTTAAACATCACAGCTAA